The following are encoded together in the Oryzias melastigma strain HK-1 linkage group LG17, ASM292280v2, whole genome shotgun sequence genome:
- the irf4a gene encoding interferon regulatory factor 4a encodes MNLDEDSSVPGSCGNGKLRQWLIDQIDSRRYPGLVWENEEKSIFRIPWKHAGKQDYNREEDAALFKAWAMFKGKYKEGIDKPDPPTWKTRLRCALNKSNDFDEIVERSQLDISDPYKVYRIIPEGVKKEMKMSSIEEMPPHSNAIGFIPPYPSLRNQVPFVVSQERRDWRDYHPSPEQQVLSSPHLHGPHAELQYGQCPYPPSISRAWPGSHTENGFQLSFHTYLSESQPPLYAVDHNNVTTDFSLHVSLYYRESLVKEVTVTNPEGCRITSSSSSTSSPSSSSPCPEDKFHSGAEVVLFPFPYPESQRQGAEMLPNILEKGVLLWMTADGMYAKRLCQGRVYWEGPLAQFMDKPNKLEKEQPCKLFDTHQFLIDLQDFAHNGRHLPRHQVVLCFGDEYPDPQRSRKMITAQVEPMFARKLVYYYQQNAGHYPRTYDHIQEQNSSSGIDYPSQRALQHIQE; translated from the exons ATGAACCTGGATGAAGACAGCAGCGTGCCAGGCAGCTGCGGCAATGGAAAGCTGAGGCAGTGGCTGATCGATCAGATAGACAGCAGGAGATACCCTGGCTTGGTTTGGGAAAACGAGGAGAAAAGCATCTTTAGAATTCCGTGGAAGCATGCAGGGAAACAAGACTACAACAGAGAAGAGGATGCTGCGCTCTTCAAG GCATGGGCGATGTTCAAGGGAAAATACAAGGAAGGTATTGACAAACCAGACCCTCCGACATGGAAAACCAGACTCCGCTGCGCCCTTAATAAAAGCAACGACTTTGATGAAATAGTGGAGAGAAGCCAACTGGACATCTCAGATCCGTATAAAGTTTACAGAATAATTCCAGAGGGAGTGAAAAAGG aaatgaaaatgagCAGTATAGAGGAGATGCCACCACACTCCAATGCCATTGGCTTTATTCCGCCTTACCCATCACTGCGCAACCAG GTACCTTTTGTAGTTTCTCAAGAGAGGAGGGACTGGAGGGATTACCACCCttctccagagcagcaggtTCTGTCCAGCCCACATTTACACGGGCCGCACGCAGAACTGCAGTACGGCCAGTGTCCCTACCCGCCATCAATCAGCCGGGCTTGGCCCGGGTCACACACGGAAAACG GTTTTCAGCTCTCATTCCACACCTACCTTTCAGAGTCTCAACCCCCTTTGTATGCAGTGGACCACAACAATGTTACAACAG ATTTCAGTCTGCATGTGTCCTTATACTACAGAGAGTCCCTGGTAAAGGAAGTGACTGTCACTAACCCAGAAGGTTGTAGGatcacttcctcctcctcgtccacGTCCTCTCCATCCTCCTCATCCCCGTGTCCGGAGGACAAGTTCCACAGCGGAGCCGAAGTGGTTCTCTTTCCATTTCCGTATCCCGAGTCCCAGAGACAGGGCGCCGAGATGCTTCCGAACATTCTGGAGAAGGGGGTGCTCCTGTGGATGACGGCTGACGGGATGTACGCCAAGCGCCTCTGTCAGGGGAGAGTGTACTGGGAGGGACCTCTGGCCCAGTTTATGGACAAACCCAACAAGCTGGAGAAGGAGCAGCCGTGCAAACTGTTCGACACCCATCAGTTCCTTATTG ACTTGCAAGATTTTGCCCATAATGGTCGGCATCTGCCCCGACACCAGGTGGTGCTGTGTTTTGGAGACGAGTATCCGGACCCACAACGTTCAAGGAAGATGATCACTGCACAA GTGGAGCCAATGTTTGCCAGGAAACTGGTCTACTATTACCAGCAGAACGCAGGTCACTACCCTCGAACCTACGATCACATCCAGGAACAGAACTCCTCTTCAGGCATTGACTATCCTTCCCAGCGCGCCTTACAACACATCCAGGAGTGA
- the dusp22b gene encoding dual specificity protein phosphatase 22-B isoform X2, which translates to MGNGINKVLPDLYLGNFKDARDREALARNNITHILSIHDSAAPILQEMTYLCIIASDVPTQNLSENGYEMNTRTTPSTTKLTYGTCWPESSKSKMRKRTKKTFFSERLQLCLDCAMQKCCVDFCCGLQSDIFVVDAHECKNVMNQMSIKKCKRQMCVL; encoded by the exons ATGGGGAATGGGATTAACAAG GTCCTTCCAGACCTTTATTTAGGGAATTTCAAag ATGCCAGAGACAGAGAAGCACTTGCTAGAAACAATATCACACACATCCTGTCCATTCATGACAGTGCAGCTCCCATCTTACAG GAGATGACCTACCTCTGCATTATAGCGTCTGACGTGCCCACACAAAACCT TTCAGAGAATGGCTACGAAATGAATACAAGGACAACCCCTTCAACGACGAAGCTGACATACGGGACTTGCTGGCCAGAAAGCTCAAAGTCAAAGATGAGGAAAAGGACGAAGAAGACGTTCTTCTCTGAACGTTTGCAGCTCTGCCTGGACTGTGCAATGCAGAAATGCTGTGTGGATTTCTGTTGTGGTCTGCAGTCAGACATCTTTGTAGTTGATGCACatgaatgtaaaaatgttatgaatcaaatgtccattaaaaaatgtaaacggcaaatgtgtgttttataa
- the dusp22b gene encoding dual specificity protein phosphatase 22-B isoform X1, whose amino-acid sequence MGNGINKVLPDLYLGNFKDARDREALARNNITHILSIHDSAAPILQEMTYLCIIASDVPTQNLTQHFKQSIMFMHESRLKGEGCLVHCLAGVSRSVTLVVAYIMTVTGLGWEEALAAVRVVRPCACPNLSFQHQLQEFEATQAEEFREWLRNEYKDNPFNDEADIRDLLARKLKVKDEEKDEEDVLL is encoded by the exons ATGGGGAATGGGATTAACAAG GTCCTTCCAGACCTTTATTTAGGGAATTTCAAag ATGCCAGAGACAGAGAAGCACTTGCTAGAAACAATATCACACACATCCTGTCCATTCATGACAGTGCAGCTCCCATCTTACAG GAGATGACCTACCTCTGCATTATAGCGTCTGACGTGCCCACACAAAACCT GACTCAGCACTTTAAGCAAAGTATAATGTTTATGCACGAGTCTCGGCTGAAAGGAGAAGGCTGCCTTGTTCACTG TTTGGCCGGAGTGTCCCGCAGCGTCACCCTGGTGGTGGCTTACATCATGACTGTGACGGGTCTGGGCTGGGAGGAGGCGCTGGCCGCTGTTCGGGTTGTTCGGCCGTGCGCCTGTCCCAACCTGAGCTTCCAGCATCAGCTTCAAGAGTTTGAGGCCACCCAAGCTGAAGAG TTCAGAGAATGGCTACGAAATGAATACAAGGACAACCCCTTCAACGACGAAGCTGACATACGGGACTTGCTGGCCAGAAAGCTCAAAGTCAAAGATGAGGAAAAGGACGAAGAAGACGTTCTTCTCTGA